The Streptomyces sp. R28 region ACACCATCAGCGAGCAGTTGGAGGAGCTCCAGCTGACCCTGGGCGAGGGCCCCTGCGTGGACGCCTTCACCCATGGCTCGGCCGTCCTGTCCCCCGATCTGCTGACCGGCGGGCTGCAGGACCGCTGGCCCGTATTCGCCGACGCGGCCTTGGAAGTCGGGGCACGGGCGGTCTTCGCGCTCCCCCTGCAGATCGGGGCGATCAGCCCGGGAGTCCTCGACCTGTACGCCGACGTGCCGACCGTGCTGGACGCGGAGGAGCTGGCCGACGCGCTGGCGTTCGCCGATCTCGCGACGCTGCTCCTGCTCGACGCGCGGATCGACGAGACGGGCGCGCAGGCCGGCGCACCGTCACCGGACCACGGCTTCGAGGACCTGGGCGGATACCGGGCGGAGATCGACCAGGCCACCGGCATCCTCACCGTCCAGCTCGAAGTCGGCATCGACGAAGCCTTCGTCCGGCTGCGCGCCTACGCCTATACGCAAGGGCGCCGGCTCGCCGACGTGGCCGCCGACGTGGTGGCCCACCGGCTCCGATTCTCCCCGGACACGGAACCGAAACGGACGGACGATGACGCCTGACGCACCGGTTCCGGACGATAAGCGTGCTGCGC contains the following coding sequences:
- a CDS encoding ANTAR domain-containing protein; amino-acid sequence: MRADSRSARIQVLVAEQAARRGGPVGVVDVCTAAVAALPVGGAGVSAMSKTTASHPLCSTDTISEQLEELQLTLGEGPCVDAFTHGSAVLSPDLLTGGLQDRWPVFADAALEVGARAVFALPLQIGAISPGVLDLYADVPTVLDAEELADALAFADLATLLLLDARIDETGAQAGAPSPDHGFEDLGGYRAEIDQATGILTVQLEVGIDEAFVRLRAYAYTQGRRLADVAADVVAHRLRFSPDTEPKRTDDDA